CTTCCAGCCGCCAAGCATGCGGCCGACTTCGTCAAGGGACAATATAAAGGAGCCATAATTGTTATGACTGATAATTTTATGTTCCCAGCCTATTTGCAGTAAGAATTTTAAAAGATCATTTTTGCCGGTGGCCTGCGACACGAGCGAGAGTTTCTCGAACTTATCATGAGCGAAAGAAGCCCTGAAAATAAGCTCAAGAAAAGACAGGAAGTTTTCATCAATCTTTGATCCGATCGTGCAGCGGTCAAGCCGATTGAGATTAATTAAATTTTTGTGCCAGATTTGATAAATTTCCTTAGCCTTTATAAGTACAAGT
The genomic region above belongs to Patescibacteria group bacterium and contains:
- a CDS encoding four helix bundle protein, with amino-acid sequence LVLIKAKEIYQIWHKNLINLNRLDRCTIGSKIDENFLSFLELIFRASFAHDKFEKLSLVSQATGKNDLLKFLLQIGWEHKIISHNNYGSFILSLDEVGRMLGGWKKSLQEKTR